A window of Equus caballus isolate H_3958 breed thoroughbred chromosome 10, TB-T2T, whole genome shotgun sequence contains these coding sequences:
- the FIZ1 gene encoding flt3-interacting zinc finger protein 1 isoform X2, translating into MREPLPSRRATMDEAPLPAPPVPAPAPAPAPPAAAPRVPFHCSECGKSFRYRSDLRRHFARHTALKPHACPRCGKGFKHSFNLANHLRSHTGERPYRCSACPKGFRDSTGLLHHQVVHTGEKPYCCLVCELRFSSRSSLGRHLKRQHRGVLPSPLQPGPGLPALSAPCSVCCNVGPCSVCGGSGTGGGEGPEGAGAGPGSWGLAEAAAAAAASLPPFACGACARRFDHGRELAAHWAAHTDVKPFKCPRCERDFNAPALLERHKLTHDLQGPGAPPAQAWASGGAAAGPETAGEGGAAEAGDAQPAWDGGPLRGRAGGGVPELGALLPEGGGEAPAPAAAAEPSEDTLYQCDCGTFFASAPALASHLEAHSGPAAYGCGHCGALYATLAALEEHRRASHGEGGGAEAAAAAPDGEPAPGEPASGSGRGKKIFGCSECEKLFRSPRDLERHVLVHTGEKPFPCLECGKFFRHECYLKRHRLLHGTERPFPCHICGKGFITLSNLSRHLKLHRGMD; encoded by the exons ATGAG AGAGCCGCTGCCCTCGCGCCGCGCCACCATGGATGAGGCCCCGCTGCCAGCGCCCCCggtccccgccccggccccggcccccgcgcCGCCCGCTGCCGCCCCCCGCGTGCCGTTTCACTGCAGTGAGTGTGGCAAGAGCTTCCGCTACCGCTCGGACCTGCGGCGCCACTTCGCCCGGCACACTGCGCTCAAACCCCACGCGTGTCCGCGCTGCGGCAAGGGCTTCAAGCACAGCTTCAACCTGGCCAACCACCTGCGCTCGCACACCGGCGAGCGGCCCTACCGCTGCTCCGCCTGCCCCAAGGGGTTCCGAGACTCCACCGgcctgctgcaccaccag gtCGTCCACACTGGTGAGAAGCCCTACTGCTGCCTGGTCTGCGAGCTCCGCTTCTCCTCACGCTCCAGCCTGGGCCGCCACCTCAAGCGCCAGCACCGGGGGGTGCTCCCGTCCCCGCTGCAGCCCGGCCCAGGCCTGCCGGCCCTGAGCGCACCCTGCTCGGTCTGCTGCAACGTGGGGCCCTGCTCGGTGTGCGGGGGCTCGGGGACCGGCGGCGGAGAGGGCCCGGAGGGGGCAGGCGCGGGCCcgggcagctgggggctggcggAGGCGGCAGCTGCAGCGGCGGCCTCGCTGCCCCCATTCGCCTGCGGCGCCTGCGCCAGGCGCTTCGACCACGGCCGCGAGCTGGCGGCCCACTGGGCAGCGCACACCGACGTGAAGCCCTTCAAGTGCCCGCGCTGCGAGCGCGACTTCAACGCCCCGGCGCTCCTGGAGCGGCACAAGCTGACGCACGACCTGCAGGGGCCCGGCGCGCCCCCCGCGCAGGCCTGGGCCTCGGGGGGCGCCGCCGCCGGGCCCGAGACAGCCGGCGAGGGGGGCGCAGCGGAGGCAGGGGACGCCCAACCGGCCTGGGACGGCGGGCCGCTCCGGGGCCGCGCGGGGGGCGGCGTGCCCGAGCTGGGGGCGCTGCTGCCCGAGGGCGGCGGGGAGGCCCCTGCGCCCGCGGCCGCGGCCGAGCCGTCGGAAGATACCCTGTACCAGTGCGACTGCGGGACCTTCTTCGCGTCCGCGCCGGCGCTGGCCAGCCACCTGGAGGCGCACTCGGGCCCGGCCGCCTACGGCTGCGGCCACTGCGGGGCGCTGTACGCGACCCTGGCGGCGCTGGAGGAGCACCGGCGCGCCAGCCACGGCgagggcggcggcgcggaggcggccgcggcggcccCAGACGGGGAGCCCGCGCCCGGGGAGCCCGCGTCCGGCTCGGGCCGCGGCAAGAAGATCTTCGGCTGCTCCGAGTGCGAGAAGCTGTTCCGCTCGCCGCGCGACCTGGAGCGGCACGTGCTGGTGCACACGGGCGAGAAGCCGTTCCCGTGCCTCGAGTGCGGCAAGTTCTTCCGCCACGAGTGCTACCTCAAGCGCCACCGGCTGCTGCACGGCACCGAGCGGCCCTTCCCCTGCCACATCTGCGGCAAGGGCTTCATCACGCTCAGCAACCTCTCTAGGCACCTGAAGCTGCACCGGGGCATGGACTGA
- the FIZ1 gene encoding flt3-interacting zinc finger protein 1 isoform X1, whose translation MEPALSSYLCIAVGQLRFVFSPDATLLPTHEEPEAAKRKSNMSLAALSPASDGRSLAPSLLPLVCMAPGVTRSPAPSPCPHPRWRQAGFSNPQCWERDGKEAQGRAAGRGKPRGREKGGVRGRREPRRKSRGPPGGSDAAPAAQNVGAQREVEPLPSRRATMDEAPLPAPPVPAPAPAPAPPAAAPRVPFHCSECGKSFRYRSDLRRHFARHTALKPHACPRCGKGFKHSFNLANHLRSHTGERPYRCSACPKGFRDSTGLLHHQVVHTGEKPYCCLVCELRFSSRSSLGRHLKRQHRGVLPSPLQPGPGLPALSAPCSVCCNVGPCSVCGGSGTGGGEGPEGAGAGPGSWGLAEAAAAAAASLPPFACGACARRFDHGRELAAHWAAHTDVKPFKCPRCERDFNAPALLERHKLTHDLQGPGAPPAQAWASGGAAAGPETAGEGGAAEAGDAQPAWDGGPLRGRAGGGVPELGALLPEGGGEAPAPAAAAEPSEDTLYQCDCGTFFASAPALASHLEAHSGPAAYGCGHCGALYATLAALEEHRRASHGEGGGAEAAAAAPDGEPAPGEPASGSGRGKKIFGCSECEKLFRSPRDLERHVLVHTGEKPFPCLECGKFFRHECYLKRHRLLHGTERPFPCHICGKGFITLSNLSRHLKLHRGMD comes from the exons ATGGAGCCTGCTCTTTCGTCCTATCTCTGTATCGCAGTCGGGCAACTTCGATTTGTCTTTTCTCCGGATGCAACTCTACTTCCTACTCACGAGGAGCCTGAGGCTGCGAAAAGGAAATCGAATATGTCCTTAGCTGCGTTATCACCCGCCAGCGATGGGAGGAGCCTCGCGCCGAGCCTGTTGCCCTTAGTCTGTATGGCGCCGGGGGTCACCCGAAGCCCcgccccttctccctgccctcacCCAAGATGGCGCCAAGCCGGCTTCTCTAACCCCCAGTGCTGGGAAAGGGACGGGAAAGAGGCACAAGGGCGGGCGGCCGGGAGGGGGAAGCCAAGAGGGCGGGAGAAAGGGGGAGTGCGGGGGAGAAGGGAGCCGAGGCGGAAGTCGAGGGGCCCCCCGGGTGGAAGTGACGCTGCCCCCGCTGCCCAAAATGTCGGCGCCCAGAGGGAGGT AGAGCCGCTGCCCTCGCGCCGCGCCACCATGGATGAGGCCCCGCTGCCAGCGCCCCCggtccccgccccggccccggcccccgcgcCGCCCGCTGCCGCCCCCCGCGTGCCGTTTCACTGCAGTGAGTGTGGCAAGAGCTTCCGCTACCGCTCGGACCTGCGGCGCCACTTCGCCCGGCACACTGCGCTCAAACCCCACGCGTGTCCGCGCTGCGGCAAGGGCTTCAAGCACAGCTTCAACCTGGCCAACCACCTGCGCTCGCACACCGGCGAGCGGCCCTACCGCTGCTCCGCCTGCCCCAAGGGGTTCCGAGACTCCACCGgcctgctgcaccaccag gtCGTCCACACTGGTGAGAAGCCCTACTGCTGCCTGGTCTGCGAGCTCCGCTTCTCCTCACGCTCCAGCCTGGGCCGCCACCTCAAGCGCCAGCACCGGGGGGTGCTCCCGTCCCCGCTGCAGCCCGGCCCAGGCCTGCCGGCCCTGAGCGCACCCTGCTCGGTCTGCTGCAACGTGGGGCCCTGCTCGGTGTGCGGGGGCTCGGGGACCGGCGGCGGAGAGGGCCCGGAGGGGGCAGGCGCGGGCCcgggcagctgggggctggcggAGGCGGCAGCTGCAGCGGCGGCCTCGCTGCCCCCATTCGCCTGCGGCGCCTGCGCCAGGCGCTTCGACCACGGCCGCGAGCTGGCGGCCCACTGGGCAGCGCACACCGACGTGAAGCCCTTCAAGTGCCCGCGCTGCGAGCGCGACTTCAACGCCCCGGCGCTCCTGGAGCGGCACAAGCTGACGCACGACCTGCAGGGGCCCGGCGCGCCCCCCGCGCAGGCCTGGGCCTCGGGGGGCGCCGCCGCCGGGCCCGAGACAGCCGGCGAGGGGGGCGCAGCGGAGGCAGGGGACGCCCAACCGGCCTGGGACGGCGGGCCGCTCCGGGGCCGCGCGGGGGGCGGCGTGCCCGAGCTGGGGGCGCTGCTGCCCGAGGGCGGCGGGGAGGCCCCTGCGCCCGCGGCCGCGGCCGAGCCGTCGGAAGATACCCTGTACCAGTGCGACTGCGGGACCTTCTTCGCGTCCGCGCCGGCGCTGGCCAGCCACCTGGAGGCGCACTCGGGCCCGGCCGCCTACGGCTGCGGCCACTGCGGGGCGCTGTACGCGACCCTGGCGGCGCTGGAGGAGCACCGGCGCGCCAGCCACGGCgagggcggcggcgcggaggcggccgcggcggcccCAGACGGGGAGCCCGCGCCCGGGGAGCCCGCGTCCGGCTCGGGCCGCGGCAAGAAGATCTTCGGCTGCTCCGAGTGCGAGAAGCTGTTCCGCTCGCCGCGCGACCTGGAGCGGCACGTGCTGGTGCACACGGGCGAGAAGCCGTTCCCGTGCCTCGAGTGCGGCAAGTTCTTCCGCCACGAGTGCTACCTCAAGCGCCACCGGCTGCTGCACGGCACCGAGCGGCCCTTCCCCTGCCACATCTGCGGCAAGGGCTTCATCACGCTCAGCAACCTCTCTAGGCACCTGAAGCTGCACCGGGGCATGGACTGA
- the ZNF524 gene encoding zinc finger protein 524 — MDSPSPDPLPSPLPGEEEKPLALPPPVPRGRRGRRPGGPTSSNRTLKASLPRKRGRPPKSGQEPPLAQGVTAPVGSGGGSDLLLIDDQGVPYTVSEGSAAGGPEGSGPKKAPHFCPVCLRAFPYLSDLERHSISHSELKPHECKDCGKTFKRSSHLRRHCNIHAGLRPFRCPLCPRRFREAGELAHHHRVHSGERPYQCPVCRLRFTEANTLRRHAKRKHPEAMGAPLCPPDPGPQPPWDDEGIPATAGADEEELEGKELA, encoded by the coding sequence ATGGacagccccagcccagacccGTTGCCTTCGCCTTTGCCCGGGGAGGAAGAGAAACCTCTGGCCTTACCTCCTCCTGTTCCCCGGGGCCGCCGAGGCCGACGTCCTGGGGGGCCCACCTCCTCGAATCGGACGCTCAAGGCCTCCCTCCCTCGCAAGCGGGGCCGCCCCCCCAAGTCGGGGCAGGAGCCCCCGCTGGCGCAGGGGGTGACAGCCCCCGTGGGCAGCGGCGGTGGCAGCGACCTCCTGTTGATCGATGATCAGGGTGTGCCCTACACAGTCTCTGAAGGGTCAGCGGCAGGCGGGCCTGAGGGCTCTGGCCCTAAGAAGGCCCCGCACTTCTGCCCGGTGTGCCTGCGGGCCTTCCCCTACCTCTCCGACCTGGAGCGCCACAGCATCTCGCACTCAGAGCTGAAGCCGCACGAGTGCAAGGATTGCGGCAAGACCTTCAAGCGGTCCAGCCACCTGCGGCGGCACTGCAACATCCATGCCGGCCTGCGGCCCTTCCGCTGCCCGCTGTGCCCCCGCCGCTTCCGCGAGGCGGGCGAGCTGGCCCATCACCACCGCGTCCACTCCGGGGAGCGCCCCTACCAGTGCCCGGTCTGCCGGCTGCGCTTCACGGAGGCCAACACTCTCCGGCGCCATGCCAAACGCAAGCACCCTGAGGCCATGGGGGCACCCCTGTGCCCCCCGGACCCAGGGCCTCAACCACCGTGGGACGACGAGGGCATCCCGGCCACGGCAGGGGCTGATGAGGAGGAGTTGGAGGGCAAAGAGCTGGCCTGA
- the ZNF865 gene encoding zinc finger protein 865 isoform X1: MHSGASPPAFNFRPCCSLVGLPSPTPPEMEANPAGSGAGGGGSSGIGGEDGVHFQSYPFDFLEFLNHQRFEPMELYGEHAKAVAALPCTPGPPPQPPPQPPPPQYDYPPQSTFKPKAEAPSSSSSSSSSSSSSSSSSSSSQAKKPDPPLPPAFGAPPPPLFDAAFPAPQWGIVDLSGHQHLFGNLKRGGPVSGPAVTQGLATPAGTPAPLPAPSQTPPGPAAGAACDPTKDDKGYFRRLKYLMERRFPCGVCQKSFKQSSHLVQHMLVHSGERPYECGVCGRTYNHVSSLIRHRRCHKDVPPAAGGPPQPGAPLPPLGLPAPAASAPAAAPTSAPSGPPATPAAPAASADANAAPAAPAGVGAPPPVAGGGEGPFACPLCWKVFKKPSHLHQHQIIHTGEKPFSCSVCSKSFNRRESLKRHVKTHSADLLRLPCGICGKAFRDAAYLLKHQAAHAAAGAAGPRPVYPCDLCGKSYSAPQSLLRHKAAHAPPAAPDAPKDGAASVPQPPPTFPPGPYLLPPDPPATDSEKAAAAAAAVVYGAVPVPLLGAHPLLLGGAGTSGAGGSGASVPGKTFCCGICGRGFGRRETLKRHERIHTGEKPHQCPVCGKRFRESFHLSKHHVVHTRERPYKCELCGKVFGYPQSLTRHRQVHRLQLPCALAGAAGLPATQGAPGTCGPGGSATSAGAADGLSYACSDCGEHFPDLFHVMSHKEAHMAEKPYGCDACGKTFGFIENLMWHKLVHQAAPERLLPPTPGGPQPPDGSSSTDAASVLDNGLAGEVGAAVAALAGVSGGDDASGAAVAGGGGGASSGPERFSCATCGQSFKHFLGLVTHKYVHLVRRTLGCGLCGQSFAGAYDLLLHRRSHRQKRGFRCPVCGKRFWEAALLMRHQRCHTEQRPYRCGVCGRGFLRSWYLRQHRVVHTGERAFKCGVCAKRFAQSSSLAEHRRLHAVARPQRCGACGKTFRYRSNLLEHQRLHLGERAYRCEHCGKGFFYLSSVLRHQRAHEPPRPELRCPACLKAFKDPGYFRKHLAAHQGGRPFRCSSCGEGFANTYGLKKHRLAHKAEGLGGPGAGAGTLAGKDA; this comes from the exons ATGCACTCTGGAGCCTCACCACCTGCCTTCAACTTCCGGCCCTGCTGCTCGTTAGTG GGTCTCCCGTCTCCCACCCCGCCCGAGATGGAGGCAAACCCAGCGGGCAGCGGCGCCGGGGGTGGCGGGAGCAGCGGCATAGGGGGCGAGGACGGGGTGCACTTCCAGAGCTACCCCTTCGACTTCCTGGAGTTCCTCAACCACCAGCGCTTCGAGCCCATGGAGCTCTACGGGGAGCACGCGAAGGCGGTGGCGGCCCTGCCCTGCACCCCAGGGCCCccgccccagccgccgccccagccgccgccgccgcagtaCGACTACCCGCCCCAGTCCACCTTCAAGCCCAAGGCGGAGGCGCCTTCCTCGTCGTCCTCGTCGTCGTCCTCGTCGTCGTCGtcgtcctcctcctcgtcctcttCCCAAGCCAAGAAGCCCGACCCGCCCCTGCCACCCGCCTTCGGTGCCCCCCCGCCGCCCCTCTTTGACGCTGCCTTCCCCGCCCCGCAGTGGGGCATCGTCGACCTCTCGGGACACCAGCACCTGTTTGGGAACCTGAAGCGCGGAGGGCCGGTGTCCGGGCCGGCGGTGACACAGGGGCTGGCCACTCCCGCCGGGACCCCCGCACCGCTTCCTGCCCCCTCGCAGACCCCCCCGGGACCTGCCGCAGGGGCGGCCTGCGACCCCACCAAGGACGACAAGGGCTACTTCCGAAGGCTGAAGTACCTGATGGAGCGGCGCTTCCCCTGCGGCGTGTGCCAGAAGTCCTTCAAGCAGTCCTCGCACCTGGTGCAGCACATGCTGGTGCACTCGGGCGAGAGGCCCTACGAGTGCGGCGTCTGCGGCCGCACCTACAACCACGTCTCCAGCCTCATCCGCCACCGCCGCTGCCACAAGGACGTGCCGCCTGCTGCCGGGGGCCCGCCGCAGCCGGGCGCGCCCCTCCCGCCGCTGGGGCTCCCGGCGCCCGCCGCcagcgcccccgccgccgcccccaccTCCGCGCCCTCGGGACCGCCCGCCACGCCCGCGGCGCCCGCCGCCTCGGCCGATGCGAATgcggcccccgccgccccagcggGTGTGGGGGCGCCCCCTCCGGTGGCGGGGGGCGGCGAGGGCCCCTTTGCCTGCCCGCTCTGCTGGAAGGTCTTCAAGAAGCCCAGCCACCTCCACCAGCACCAGATCATCCACACGGGCGAGAAGCCCTTCTCCTGCTCCGTGTGCAGCAAGAGCTTCAACCGCAGGGAGAGCCTCAAGCGGCACGTGAAGACGCACTCGGCCGACCTTCTGCGCCTGCCCTGCGGCATCTGCGGTAAGGCCTTCCGCGACGCCGCCTACCTCCTCAAGCACCAGGCGGCCCACGCGGCGGCGGGGGCCGCGGGGCCTCGGCCCGTGTACCCCTGCGACCTGTGCGGCAAGTCCTACTCGGCGCCCCAGAGCCTGCTCCGGCACAAGGCCGCCcacgccccgcccgccgcccccgaCGCGCCCAAGGACGGGGCGGCCTCGGTCCCGCAGCCCCCGCCCACCTTCCCCCCGGGCCCCTATCTCCTGCCCCCCGACCCTCCCGCCACGGACAGCGAGAAGGCGGCGGCGGCCGCAGCGGCCGTCGTGTACGGTGCCGTGCCCGTCCCGCTCCTGGGGGCCCACCCGCTGCTGCTCGGCGGAGCGGGGACCAGCGGGGCCGGAGGCTCCGGCGCCAGCGTCCCGGGAAAGACGTTCTGCTGCGGCATCTGCGGGCGCGGCTTCGGGCGCCGGGAGACCTTGAAGCGCCACGAGCGCATCCACACCGGCGAGAAGCCGCACCAGTGCCCCGTGTGCGGGAAGCGCTTCCGCGAGTCCTTCCACCTGAGCAAGCACCACGTGGTGCACACTCGCGAGCGGCCCTACAAGTGCGAGTTGTGTGGCAAGGTCTTCGGCTACCCGCAGAGCCTCACCCGCCACCGCCAGGTGCACCGGCTCCAGCTGCCCTGCGCCCTGGCCGGGGCCGCCGGCCTCCCGGCCACCCAGGGGGCACCGGGAACCTGTGGCCCAGGCGGCTCGGCCACGTCCGCGGGCGCTGCCGATGGACTGAGCTACGCGTGCTCGGATTGTGGCGAGCACTTCCCGGATCTCTTCCACGTCATGAGCCACAAGGAGGCCCACATGGCGGAGAAGCCCTACGGCTGCGACGCCTGCGGCAAGACCTTTGGCTTCATTGAGAACCTCATGTGGCACAAGCTGGTCCACCAGGCGGCCCCGGAGCGCCTGCTCCCGCCCACGCCCGGCGGTCCGCAGCCCCCGGATGGCTCCAGCAGCACTGATGCGGCCAGCGTGCTGGACAACGGGCTGGCgggagaggtgggggcagccGTGGCGGCTCTGGCAGGGGTGTCTGGGGGCGATGATGCAAGCGGGGCAGCGGTGGCTGGGGGCGGTGGGGGTGCCAGCTCGGGCCCAGAGCGCTTCAGCTGTGCCACCTGCGGCCAGAGCTTCAAGCATTTCTTGGGCCTGGTGACTCACAAGTACGTGCACCTGGTGCGGCGGACCCTGGGCTGCGGCCTCTGCGGCCAGAGCTTCGCGGGTGCCTACGACCTGCTCCTGCACCGCCGCAGCCACCGGCAGAAGCGGGGCTTCCGCTGCCCGGTGTGTGGCAAGCGCTTCTGGGAGGCGGCGCTGCTGATGCGCCACCAGCGCTGCCACACGGAGCAGCGGCCCTACCGGTGTGGCGTGTGTGGCCGAGGCTTCCTGCGCTCCTGGTACCTGCGGCAGCACCGCGTGGTGCACACGGGCGAGCGGGCCTTCAAGTGCGGCGTGTGCGCCAAGCGCTTCGCGCAGTCATCCAGCCTGGCGGAGCACCGCCGGCTGCACGCCGTGGCCCGGCCCCAGCGCTGCGGCGCCTGCGGCAAGACCTTCCGCTACCGCTCCAACCTGCTGGAGCACCAGCGGCTGCACCTGGGCGAGCGCGCCTACCGCTGCGAGCACTGCGGCAAAGGCTTCTTCTACTTGAGCTCCGTGCTGCGCCACCAGCGCGCGCACGAGCCGCCGCGGCCCGAGCTCCGCTGCCCCGCCTGCCTCAAGGCCTTCAAGGATCCCGGCTACTTCCGCAAGCACCTGGCGGCCCACCAGGGCGGCCGGCCCTTCCGCTGCTCCTCGTGTGGCGAGGGCTTCGCCAACACCTATGGTCTCAAGAAACACCGCCTGGCGCACAAGGCCGAAGGCCTCGGGGGGCCTGGAGCGGGGGCGGGCACCTTGGCCGGGAAGGATGCCTGA
- the ZNF865 gene encoding zinc finger protein 865 isoform X2 — protein MEANPAGSGAGGGGSSGIGGEDGVHFQSYPFDFLEFLNHQRFEPMELYGEHAKAVAALPCTPGPPPQPPPQPPPPQYDYPPQSTFKPKAEAPSSSSSSSSSSSSSSSSSSSSQAKKPDPPLPPAFGAPPPPLFDAAFPAPQWGIVDLSGHQHLFGNLKRGGPVSGPAVTQGLATPAGTPAPLPAPSQTPPGPAAGAACDPTKDDKGYFRRLKYLMERRFPCGVCQKSFKQSSHLVQHMLVHSGERPYECGVCGRTYNHVSSLIRHRRCHKDVPPAAGGPPQPGAPLPPLGLPAPAASAPAAAPTSAPSGPPATPAAPAASADANAAPAAPAGVGAPPPVAGGGEGPFACPLCWKVFKKPSHLHQHQIIHTGEKPFSCSVCSKSFNRRESLKRHVKTHSADLLRLPCGICGKAFRDAAYLLKHQAAHAAAGAAGPRPVYPCDLCGKSYSAPQSLLRHKAAHAPPAAPDAPKDGAASVPQPPPTFPPGPYLLPPDPPATDSEKAAAAAAAVVYGAVPVPLLGAHPLLLGGAGTSGAGGSGASVPGKTFCCGICGRGFGRRETLKRHERIHTGEKPHQCPVCGKRFRESFHLSKHHVVHTRERPYKCELCGKVFGYPQSLTRHRQVHRLQLPCALAGAAGLPATQGAPGTCGPGGSATSAGAADGLSYACSDCGEHFPDLFHVMSHKEAHMAEKPYGCDACGKTFGFIENLMWHKLVHQAAPERLLPPTPGGPQPPDGSSSTDAASVLDNGLAGEVGAAVAALAGVSGGDDASGAAVAGGGGGASSGPERFSCATCGQSFKHFLGLVTHKYVHLVRRTLGCGLCGQSFAGAYDLLLHRRSHRQKRGFRCPVCGKRFWEAALLMRHQRCHTEQRPYRCGVCGRGFLRSWYLRQHRVVHTGERAFKCGVCAKRFAQSSSLAEHRRLHAVARPQRCGACGKTFRYRSNLLEHQRLHLGERAYRCEHCGKGFFYLSSVLRHQRAHEPPRPELRCPACLKAFKDPGYFRKHLAAHQGGRPFRCSSCGEGFANTYGLKKHRLAHKAEGLGGPGAGAGTLAGKDA, from the coding sequence ATGGAGGCAAACCCAGCGGGCAGCGGCGCCGGGGGTGGCGGGAGCAGCGGCATAGGGGGCGAGGACGGGGTGCACTTCCAGAGCTACCCCTTCGACTTCCTGGAGTTCCTCAACCACCAGCGCTTCGAGCCCATGGAGCTCTACGGGGAGCACGCGAAGGCGGTGGCGGCCCTGCCCTGCACCCCAGGGCCCccgccccagccgccgccccagccgccgccgccgcagtaCGACTACCCGCCCCAGTCCACCTTCAAGCCCAAGGCGGAGGCGCCTTCCTCGTCGTCCTCGTCGTCGTCCTCGTCGTCGTCGtcgtcctcctcctcgtcctcttCCCAAGCCAAGAAGCCCGACCCGCCCCTGCCACCCGCCTTCGGTGCCCCCCCGCCGCCCCTCTTTGACGCTGCCTTCCCCGCCCCGCAGTGGGGCATCGTCGACCTCTCGGGACACCAGCACCTGTTTGGGAACCTGAAGCGCGGAGGGCCGGTGTCCGGGCCGGCGGTGACACAGGGGCTGGCCACTCCCGCCGGGACCCCCGCACCGCTTCCTGCCCCCTCGCAGACCCCCCCGGGACCTGCCGCAGGGGCGGCCTGCGACCCCACCAAGGACGACAAGGGCTACTTCCGAAGGCTGAAGTACCTGATGGAGCGGCGCTTCCCCTGCGGCGTGTGCCAGAAGTCCTTCAAGCAGTCCTCGCACCTGGTGCAGCACATGCTGGTGCACTCGGGCGAGAGGCCCTACGAGTGCGGCGTCTGCGGCCGCACCTACAACCACGTCTCCAGCCTCATCCGCCACCGCCGCTGCCACAAGGACGTGCCGCCTGCTGCCGGGGGCCCGCCGCAGCCGGGCGCGCCCCTCCCGCCGCTGGGGCTCCCGGCGCCCGCCGCcagcgcccccgccgccgcccccaccTCCGCGCCCTCGGGACCGCCCGCCACGCCCGCGGCGCCCGCCGCCTCGGCCGATGCGAATgcggcccccgccgccccagcggGTGTGGGGGCGCCCCCTCCGGTGGCGGGGGGCGGCGAGGGCCCCTTTGCCTGCCCGCTCTGCTGGAAGGTCTTCAAGAAGCCCAGCCACCTCCACCAGCACCAGATCATCCACACGGGCGAGAAGCCCTTCTCCTGCTCCGTGTGCAGCAAGAGCTTCAACCGCAGGGAGAGCCTCAAGCGGCACGTGAAGACGCACTCGGCCGACCTTCTGCGCCTGCCCTGCGGCATCTGCGGTAAGGCCTTCCGCGACGCCGCCTACCTCCTCAAGCACCAGGCGGCCCACGCGGCGGCGGGGGCCGCGGGGCCTCGGCCCGTGTACCCCTGCGACCTGTGCGGCAAGTCCTACTCGGCGCCCCAGAGCCTGCTCCGGCACAAGGCCGCCcacgccccgcccgccgcccccgaCGCGCCCAAGGACGGGGCGGCCTCGGTCCCGCAGCCCCCGCCCACCTTCCCCCCGGGCCCCTATCTCCTGCCCCCCGACCCTCCCGCCACGGACAGCGAGAAGGCGGCGGCGGCCGCAGCGGCCGTCGTGTACGGTGCCGTGCCCGTCCCGCTCCTGGGGGCCCACCCGCTGCTGCTCGGCGGAGCGGGGACCAGCGGGGCCGGAGGCTCCGGCGCCAGCGTCCCGGGAAAGACGTTCTGCTGCGGCATCTGCGGGCGCGGCTTCGGGCGCCGGGAGACCTTGAAGCGCCACGAGCGCATCCACACCGGCGAGAAGCCGCACCAGTGCCCCGTGTGCGGGAAGCGCTTCCGCGAGTCCTTCCACCTGAGCAAGCACCACGTGGTGCACACTCGCGAGCGGCCCTACAAGTGCGAGTTGTGTGGCAAGGTCTTCGGCTACCCGCAGAGCCTCACCCGCCACCGCCAGGTGCACCGGCTCCAGCTGCCCTGCGCCCTGGCCGGGGCCGCCGGCCTCCCGGCCACCCAGGGGGCACCGGGAACCTGTGGCCCAGGCGGCTCGGCCACGTCCGCGGGCGCTGCCGATGGACTGAGCTACGCGTGCTCGGATTGTGGCGAGCACTTCCCGGATCTCTTCCACGTCATGAGCCACAAGGAGGCCCACATGGCGGAGAAGCCCTACGGCTGCGACGCCTGCGGCAAGACCTTTGGCTTCATTGAGAACCTCATGTGGCACAAGCTGGTCCACCAGGCGGCCCCGGAGCGCCTGCTCCCGCCCACGCCCGGCGGTCCGCAGCCCCCGGATGGCTCCAGCAGCACTGATGCGGCCAGCGTGCTGGACAACGGGCTGGCgggagaggtgggggcagccGTGGCGGCTCTGGCAGGGGTGTCTGGGGGCGATGATGCAAGCGGGGCAGCGGTGGCTGGGGGCGGTGGGGGTGCCAGCTCGGGCCCAGAGCGCTTCAGCTGTGCCACCTGCGGCCAGAGCTTCAAGCATTTCTTGGGCCTGGTGACTCACAAGTACGTGCACCTGGTGCGGCGGACCCTGGGCTGCGGCCTCTGCGGCCAGAGCTTCGCGGGTGCCTACGACCTGCTCCTGCACCGCCGCAGCCACCGGCAGAAGCGGGGCTTCCGCTGCCCGGTGTGTGGCAAGCGCTTCTGGGAGGCGGCGCTGCTGATGCGCCACCAGCGCTGCCACACGGAGCAGCGGCCCTACCGGTGTGGCGTGTGTGGCCGAGGCTTCCTGCGCTCCTGGTACCTGCGGCAGCACCGCGTGGTGCACACGGGCGAGCGGGCCTTCAAGTGCGGCGTGTGCGCCAAGCGCTTCGCGCAGTCATCCAGCCTGGCGGAGCACCGCCGGCTGCACGCCGTGGCCCGGCCCCAGCGCTGCGGCGCCTGCGGCAAGACCTTCCGCTACCGCTCCAACCTGCTGGAGCACCAGCGGCTGCACCTGGGCGAGCGCGCCTACCGCTGCGAGCACTGCGGCAAAGGCTTCTTCTACTTGAGCTCCGTGCTGCGCCACCAGCGCGCGCACGAGCCGCCGCGGCCCGAGCTCCGCTGCCCCGCCTGCCTCAAGGCCTTCAAGGATCCCGGCTACTTCCGCAAGCACCTGGCGGCCCACCAGGGCGGCCGGCCCTTCCGCTGCTCCTCGTGTGGCGAGGGCTTCGCCAACACCTATGGTCTCAAGAAACACCGCCTGGCGCACAAGGCCGAAGGCCTCGGGGGGCCTGGAGCGGGGGCGGGCACCTTGGCCGGGAAGGATGCCTGA